In one window of Gloeomargarita sp. SKYB120 DNA:
- a CDS encoding AEC family transporter — protein sequence MSPESQRLVELYITLSVCTGLGWLVGPYVGPKLLDRVGQWLFWVGMPLSVLGFVLNVQLTLDVWWAGWVALLAFWGAWGLGELWLRWRGAHWSLPQRGSFLLTAMAGNTGYVGYPVCLFLVGPSYFGWAVVFDLMNTLAGSYGLGVWLAAKLGGRRAKPWLALVRNPMLWAALLALALYQVSRPAWLNVSLKTIAWSMVVVCLVLMGVRLRQVRHWGKLKSVAASLGIKMLVIPLLVGLLLQGFGVPAPVRLTLVLQAGMPPALATLVLTEAYGLEPSFTVSAIGLGLGLLLVTLPLWLALFGGGIG from the coding sequence ATGTCGCCTGAATCGCAACGGCTGGTTGAACTGTATATCACTTTGTCAGTTTGTACAGGTCTGGGCTGGCTGGTGGGGCCTTACGTGGGGCCGAAATTACTCGACCGGGTTGGGCAATGGCTGTTTTGGGTGGGCATGCCCCTGAGTGTGCTGGGTTTTGTCCTGAATGTGCAACTGACGCTGGATGTCTGGTGGGCGGGATGGGTGGCGCTGCTGGCATTTTGGGGAGCCTGGGGACTGGGTGAACTGTGGCTACGCTGGCGGGGCGCGCACTGGTCACTGCCACAGCGGGGGAGTTTCCTACTGACCGCTATGGCCGGCAACACAGGCTATGTGGGCTATCCAGTGTGTTTGTTCCTGGTCGGGCCGTCCTATTTCGGCTGGGCAGTGGTGTTTGATTTGATGAATACCCTGGCGGGTTCCTACGGGTTGGGTGTGTGGCTGGCGGCGAAACTGGGGGGACGACGGGCCAAACCCTGGCTGGCGCTGGTGCGTAATCCGATGCTGTGGGCGGCGTTGCTGGCGCTAGCGTTGTACCAGGTATCCCGTCCGGCTTGGCTCAATGTCAGCTTAAAAACGATTGCCTGGAGTATGGTCGTGGTTTGCCTGGTGCTGATGGGGGTGCGCCTGCGGCAAGTGCGGCACTGGGGGAAATTGAAGTCCGTCGCTGCCAGCTTGGGGATTAAGATGCTGGTGATCCCGCTGCTGGTGGGGCTGCTATTGCAAGGGTTCGGGGTACCAGCGCCGGTACGATTGACACTGGTGCTGCAAGCAGGGATGCCACCAGCCCTGGCCACTTTAGTTTTGACCGAGGCCTACGGCCTGGAACCAAGTTTCACCGTTAGTGCGATTGGGCTGGGGTTGGGATTGCTGCTGGTCACGTTGCCCCTGTGGTTAGCGCTGTTCGGTGGGGGCATCGGCTAG
- the clpB gene encoding ATP-dependent chaperone ClpB: MQPTDPNKFTEKAWEAIVKSQDIARRYRQQQLEVEHLMLALLEQNDFAVKMLVQSGCDLVQCTQQLEMFARRQPQVSAANGQLYLGRFLDILLDRAEAQRLTWNDALISVEHLLLGFSEDERLGRRLFQNLGVTTEQLITAIKTIRGHQRVQDATPEAHYQALERYGRDLTEQARAGKLDPVIGRDEEIRRVIQVLSRRTKNNPVLIGEPGVGKTAIAEGLAQRIVNGDVPESLKNRRLISLDVGSLVAGARYRGDFEKRLQAVLREVTEAAGQVILFIDELHTVVGAGATTQGAMDAGNLLKPMLARGELRCIGATTLDEYRKHIEKDAALERRFQPIRVEEPSQDDTVAILRGLKERYEVHHGVKIADAALVAAVRLSVRYIPDRFLPDKAIDLIDEAAAKLKMEITSKPEELEVIERRLMQLEMERLSLVNDRDAASQERLKKIEREIATLSAQQQSLNQQWQSEKQLLEAIKALKQEEEQIRVQIEQAERNYDLNRAAQLKYGRLEALHQELEAKEAALAEIQSHNATLLREQVTEADVAEIVAKWTGIPVRRLLESERQKLLHLEEYLHQRVIGQEQAVKAVAAAIRRTRAGLKSPRRPIGSFLFLGPTGVGKTELARTLAEALFDSEQALVRLDMSEYMEKHSISRLLGAPPGYVGYEEGGQLSTAIRRRPYAVVLLDEIEKAHPDIFNVLLQILDDGRVTDSQGRVVDFRNTIIVMTSNLGSELILEGTETPAFLEPKIRQLLAAHFRPEFLNRIDEIIIFHCLNRDQLRAIVQLQIQQLQQLLSEQQVTLDVTPVAVDYLVEAGYDPAYGARPLRRAIQRELENPLADFLLAQAAGGPMKVKVDVRDGRLVLTRRMGTPNDPIAHR, encoded by the coding sequence GTGCAACCAACTGACCCCAATAAATTCACCGAAAAAGCCTGGGAAGCGATTGTCAAGTCCCAAGACATTGCCCGCCGGTACCGCCAGCAGCAACTGGAAGTCGAACATCTCATGCTGGCGCTGCTGGAACAGAATGACTTTGCCGTGAAGATGCTGGTGCAAAGCGGCTGTGATCTAGTGCAATGTACCCAGCAGTTGGAGATGTTTGCGCGGCGGCAACCCCAAGTCAGCGCAGCCAACGGGCAATTGTACCTGGGGCGGTTTTTAGACATTTTGCTGGACCGCGCCGAAGCCCAACGCCTGACCTGGAATGACGCTCTGATCTCGGTGGAACACCTGTTACTGGGGTTTAGCGAAGATGAGCGCCTGGGACGCCGCCTGTTCCAAAACCTAGGGGTCACCACCGAGCAACTGATTACTGCTATCAAGACCATCCGGGGACACCAACGGGTACAGGACGCCACACCGGAAGCCCATTACCAGGCTCTGGAACGCTATGGCCGGGATTTGACCGAACAGGCGCGGGCGGGTAAATTAGACCCCGTCATTGGGCGAGACGAAGAAATCCGGCGGGTGATCCAAGTCCTGTCGCGGCGCACCAAAAATAATCCCGTGCTCATCGGTGAACCGGGCGTTGGGAAAACGGCCATTGCCGAAGGACTGGCGCAACGGATTGTCAATGGCGACGTGCCGGAGTCCCTGAAAAATCGCCGCCTGATTTCCCTGGATGTGGGGAGTTTAGTCGCCGGGGCGCGTTACCGGGGCGATTTTGAGAAGCGCTTGCAGGCGGTGTTGCGGGAAGTAACGGAAGCCGCTGGTCAAGTGATTTTGTTTATTGACGAACTGCACACCGTTGTTGGCGCCGGGGCGACTACCCAGGGTGCGATGGACGCGGGCAACTTGCTCAAACCCATGCTGGCACGGGGCGAGTTGCGCTGTATTGGCGCCACCACCCTTGACGAATATCGCAAGCACATCGAAAAAGACGCAGCACTCGAACGACGGTTTCAACCCATTCGCGTGGAAGAACCCAGCCAAGATGACACGGTGGCCATTTTACGGGGATTAAAAGAGCGCTACGAAGTGCATCACGGGGTAAAAATTGCTGACGCGGCATTGGTGGCTGCGGTACGCTTGTCTGTGCGCTACATTCCCGACCGGTTCTTACCCGACAAAGCCATTGATTTGATTGACGAAGCCGCCGCCAAGCTCAAGATGGAAATCACATCGAAGCCGGAAGAATTAGAAGTGATTGAGCGGCGGTTGATGCAACTGGAAATGGAGCGGTTATCGCTGGTAAATGACCGGGATGCCGCCAGTCAAGAACGCCTGAAAAAAATTGAACGGGAAATTGCGACCCTGAGTGCGCAACAACAGTCGCTCAACCAGCAATGGCAAAGTGAAAAACAACTGCTCGAAGCCATTAAGGCGCTGAAACAGGAAGAAGAGCAAATCCGCGTGCAAATTGAGCAAGCCGAACGGAACTACGACCTGAACCGGGCCGCCCAACTGAAATACGGTCGCCTAGAAGCCCTACACCAAGAGTTAGAAGCCAAGGAAGCAGCCCTGGCGGAAATTCAATCGCACAATGCCACGCTTTTGCGCGAACAGGTCACTGAAGCCGATGTCGCCGAAATTGTGGCCAAATGGACAGGGATTCCGGTGCGGCGGTTGTTGGAATCCGAACGGCAAAAATTGCTCCATCTCGAAGAATACCTGCATCAAAGGGTGATTGGGCAAGAGCAAGCGGTCAAAGCTGTTGCTGCGGCCATTCGCCGGACACGCGCTGGTTTGAAATCTCCCCGTCGTCCTATCGGTTCATTTCTATTTCTCGGCCCTACAGGCGTTGGCAAGACGGAACTGGCCCGCACCTTAGCGGAAGCCCTGTTTGACAGTGAACAGGCGTTGGTGCGTTTAGACATGTCCGAGTACATGGAAAAGCACAGTATTTCCCGGTTGTTGGGCGCGCCGCCGGGTTACGTGGGCTATGAAGAAGGGGGGCAATTGTCAACGGCCATTCGCCGGCGTCCCTATGCCGTGGTCTTGCTCGATGAAATTGAAAAAGCCCACCCTGATATTTTCAATGTGTTGTTGCAAATTTTGGACGATGGGCGGGTGACGGATTCCCAGGGGCGCGTGGTGGACTTTCGCAACACCATTATCGTCATGACCAGCAATTTGGGGAGCGAATTGATCTTAGAAGGCACCGAAACCCCCGCCTTTTTAGAACCCAAAATCCGGCAATTGCTAGCGGCTCACTTCCGGCCTGAATTCTTGAACCGCATTGATGAAATCATCATTTTCCACTGTCTCAACCGCGACCAATTGCGGGCAATTGTGCAATTACAAATCCAACAACTCCAGCAACTGTTATCCGAGCAACAAGTCACCTTGGACGTCACTCCTGTAGCGGTGGACTACTTAGTGGAAGCGGGTTACGACCCAGCCTATGGCGCGCGACCCCTGCGACGTGCGATTCAGCGGGAGTTAGAAAACCCCCTGGCCGACTTTCTCCTGGCGCAAGCGGCTGGTGGTCCGATGAAGGTCAAGGTGGATGTGCGCGATGGACGGTTAGTGCTCACGCGGCGCATGGGAACGCCGAATGATCCAATAGCTCACCGATAG
- a CDS encoding phosphate-starvation-inducible PsiE family protein: protein MKWLWRWLGQVGEETRFLAGVATVESWVARFLSLAMIGVIFVAVIDLIRLLVIELNTEPKGFFGQNLFTIFGAFLNVLIALEILENITAYLQRHVLQVELVIVTSLIAVARKIIILDLEKTTGLSLIGLAAAVLALSVSYWIIRRSHAPREH from the coding sequence ATGAAGTGGCTGTGGCGCTGGCTGGGACAGGTGGGGGAAGAAACTCGTTTCCTAGCAGGCGTCGCTACGGTTGAATCCTGGGTCGCCCGGTTTCTCTCCCTGGCGATGATTGGGGTTATTTTTGTGGCCGTCATTGATTTAATTCGGCTATTGGTCATTGAATTGAACACCGAACCCAAGGGATTTTTCGGTCAAAATTTATTCACCATTTTTGGGGCGTTTTTGAATGTGTTGATTGCTCTAGAAATTTTGGAAAATATCACGGCTTATTTGCAGCGGCATGTGTTGCAGGTAGAGTTGGTGATTGTGACATCTTTGATTGCAGTGGCCCGGAAAATTATCATTCTAGATTTGGAAAAAACCACGGGTCTCAGCCTGATTGGCCTGGCCGCAGCCGTTTTGGCGCTATCGGTGAGCTATTGGATCATTCGGCGTTCCCATGCGCCGCGTGAGCACTAA
- a CDS encoding NAD(P)H-quinone oxidoreductase subunit F, whose product MPQWIFDTVWFSPVYGLLGAIVTLPWSLGLIQRTGQRPAAYLNMLASLLAFLHSGAALLVGQEQLPQELMFHWLHVADLDLTLALHLSVPSLLALTTVNSFTLLAQLFALGYMEKDWSLARFYGLIGFFESALGGIALSDSLFLSYMLLEMLTLSTYLLVGFWYAQPLVVKAARDAFLTKRVGDVVFLMGVVALSGLGSGLTFPEIATWAATADLPPAVWTLLGLALIAGPIGKCAQFPLHLWLDEAMEGPNPASVLRNSIVVAAGAYVLIKLEPVLSRSPVALDALVILGTMTAVGTILMALAQIDMKRTLSHSTSAYLGLVFIAVGLQQPDVAFWLLFAHAVAKALLFMSAGAITITTSSQDITEMGGIGRRMPVTITSFVVGSLGLVGLFPLGMFWVFCRWFVTMPTWVLGLVLVINFLCALNLTRVFRLVFLGPVQPKTRRTPEVAWPMAVPMVAMIFITLLTPVVLRQWELSPVWGPWQRGEVLLLITSGALGIGAGAALELKRRGVRSAQRWWRLGEDFLAYDFYIEPVYQATVVQLVRVMSRLTAWVDRYLVDGLVHLVGVSTIFSGQLLKYSVSGKSQIYLLTILGGVVLVGLWFLGNGW is encoded by the coding sequence ATGCCGCAGTGGATTTTCGATACGGTTTGGTTTAGCCCTGTCTATGGGTTGCTAGGGGCGATTGTCACGTTGCCGTGGTCTCTGGGGTTGATTCAACGCACAGGTCAACGACCAGCGGCTTATTTGAATATGCTGGCGTCCCTGCTGGCGTTTTTGCATAGTGGGGCGGCGTTGCTCGTAGGACAGGAACAGCTTCCCCAGGAGTTGATGTTTCACTGGTTGCACGTTGCGGATTTGGACTTGACGCTGGCGCTGCATCTATCGGTGCCGTCGCTCCTGGCGCTCACAACGGTGAATAGCTTTACGCTGCTGGCCCAGTTATTCGCGCTGGGGTATATGGAAAAAGACTGGTCGCTGGCGCGTTTTTATGGGTTAATTGGCTTTTTTGAATCGGCGTTGGGGGGGATTGCCTTAAGCGACTCTTTATTTCTAAGCTATATGCTGCTAGAAATGCTCACCCTTTCGACCTATTTATTGGTAGGTTTTTGGTATGCCCAACCTTTGGTGGTAAAAGCAGCGCGGGATGCATTTTTAACGAAACGGGTTGGGGATGTAGTGTTTTTAATGGGCGTGGTAGCCCTGTCGGGATTGGGGTCAGGATTGACCTTTCCAGAGATTGCCACTTGGGCCGCAACCGCCGATTTACCGCCAGCAGTTTGGACGTTACTGGGTTTGGCATTGATTGCTGGACCCATTGGCAAATGCGCCCAATTCCCCTTGCATTTGTGGTTAGACGAAGCGATGGAAGGCCCCAATCCAGCATCTGTTTTACGTAATTCGATTGTGGTGGCGGCAGGGGCTTACGTGCTGATTAAATTAGAGCCGGTCTTGTCTCGCTCGCCGGTCGCTCTCGATGCACTTGTCATTTTAGGCACGATGACAGCCGTCGGCACCATTTTGATGGCCCTAGCGCAAATTGATATGAAACGGACGCTTTCTCACTCCACGAGCGCGTACTTAGGACTGGTTTTTATTGCAGTGGGTTTGCAACAGCCCGATGTCGCTTTCTGGTTGTTATTTGCCCATGCGGTCGCCAAAGCCTTGTTGTTTATGAGTGCCGGCGCGATTACCATTACTACATCTAGCCAAGATATTACGGAAATGGGGGGTATTGGGCGACGGATGCCGGTAACCATCACCAGTTTTGTGGTTGGGTCTTTGGGCTTAGTGGGACTATTTCCCTTGGGCATGTTCTGGGTCTTTTGTCGCTGGTTTGTAACAATGCCGACGTGGGTGCTGGGCTTGGTGTTGGTGATCAATTTCCTGTGCGCGTTGAACCTGACCCGCGTGTTCCGTCTGGTGTTTCTCGGGCCAGTGCAACCAAAAACTCGCCGCACCCCGGAAGTGGCCTGGCCAATGGCAGTGCCGATGGTTGCCATGATTTTTATCACCTTACTAACGCCGGTGGTGCTCAGGCAGTGGGAATTGTCGCCGGTGTGGGGTCCGTGGCAACGGGGAGAAGTGCTACTCCTCATCACGTCAGGCGCACTGGGTATAGGAGCAGGGGCAGCGTTGGAACTGAAACGGCGGGGCGTGCGTTCAGCGCAGCGCTGGTGGCGGTTGGGTGAAGATTTTCTCGCCTACGACTTTTACATCGAACCGGTTTATCAGGCAACAGTGGTGCAACTGGTGCGGGTGATGTCCCGTTTAACCGCCTGGGTTGACCGTTATCTGGTGGATGGGTTGGTGCATTTAGTAGGGGTTTCCACAATTTTTAGCGGTCAGTTATTGAAATACAGTGTCAGTGGCAAGTCCCAAATTTATCTGCTGACTATTTTGGGTGGTGTGGTTTTGGTCGGACTGTGGTTTCTCGGTAACGGTTGGTAA
- a CDS encoding MEKHLA domain-containing protein has product MSGISPWQRPDVQTHSQRLISSFRHWTGQRLMDASLDLEALAYGLFHAPWVLVSHDTQPDPCFNYGNQAALDLWETTWDQWIGLPSRLSAANEYQPERAQLLQQVKTQGWAQGYRGVRISRKGRRFQFQNAIVWNVLDDQGQYYGQAAMFREWTWLD; this is encoded by the coding sequence ATGAGCGGCATTTCTCCTTGGCAACGCCCTGATGTGCAAACCCACAGCCAACGACTCATTAGCAGTTTTCGCCACTGGACAGGGCAGCGCTTGATGGATGCAAGCCTTGATTTAGAAGCCTTAGCCTATGGTTTATTTCATGCACCCTGGGTTCTGGTTTCCCACGACACTCAGCCTGACCCCTGTTTCAATTACGGTAATCAAGCTGCCCTAGATTTATGGGAAACCACGTGGGATCAATGGATTGGCCTACCGTCACGGCTGTCCGCCGCTAATGAATATCAACCGGAGCGCGCGCAGTTGTTACAGCAGGTCAAGACGCAAGGTTGGGCGCAGGGTTACCGGGGTGTGCGCATTAGTCGCAAAGGGCGCCGGTTTCAGTTTCAAAATGCCATTGTGTGGAACGTGCTCGATGACCAGGGACAGTACTACGGGCAAGCGGCCATGTTTCGTGAGTGGACGTGGCTCGATTGA